From Acipenser ruthenus chromosome 2, fAciRut3.2 maternal haplotype, whole genome shotgun sequence, a single genomic window includes:
- the LOC117408364 gene encoding RNA-binding E3 ubiquitin-protein ligase MEX3C-like has protein sequence MTSSTSLLVTEETEPELPPLVERLEDLGLDEHGPQEAPIAAVHQHHQAAQFSLLGTVLDLQPQSRHQQQDEEVELEVEELDETESNTLLTQAQIPCLGSVMLPGLEAPETIMLYTGGVEDPQQQQVPGMIMILPPGYGEHGFEGDHPSVMRRKSVNTTECVEVPTSEHVAEIVGRQGCKIKALRAKTNTYIKTPVRGDEPVFVVTGRKEDVAMAKREILSAAEHFSMIRASRNKMGPLTGGLPGAPNLPGQNTIQVRVPYRVVGLVVGPKGATIKRIQQQTHTYIVTPSRDKEPVFEVTGMPENVDRAREEIEAHIAMRTGSYVEMTGEENDFHYNGTDVGFEGGPGGGGAWLNNRAPSGGGPSGTRMISNYRNDSSSSLGSGSTDSYFGGSRMADFSPTSPFNAGSSFWFGESLLPLGSEDLGGVESPGFDSLTAPPPPPQQQVIWSPFEHGNPVLGLEGKNQQRDSQPSTPRLSPTFSDSQEHHRMYIQAFSSSSESSTSSSPPDSASSAGLCQGKRDCIRCFESEVIAALVPCGHNLFCMECANRICENREPLCPVCQAPVTQAIRILSM, from the exons ATGACCAGTAGCACATCATTACTGGTTACCGAGGAGACGGAGCCTGAGCTCCCGCCGCTAGTAGAAAGGCTTGAAGACTTGGGCCTCGATGAGCACGGCCCGCAGGAAGCCCCGATCGCTGCGGTACATCAACATCACCAGGCGGCCCAGTTCAGTTTGCTCGGGACCGTGCTGGACCTGCAGCCGCAGTCGCGACATCAGCAGCAGGACGAGGAAGTAGAACTAGAAGTGGAGGAATTAGACGAGACAGAATCAAACACGCTCCTCACACAGGCCCAGATACCATGTTTGGGCTCTGTTATGCTGCCCGGGTTGGAGGCCCCAGAGACGATCATGCTGTACACCGGCGGCGTGGAGGATCCCCAGCAGCAGCAGGTCCCCGGGATGATAATGATACTTCCGCCGGGTTACGGAGAGCATGGTTTCGAGGGCGATCATCCTTCTGTCATGCGGAGGAAGAGCGTCAATACCACGGAGTGTGTGGAGGTGCCGACCTCCGAGCACGTAGCAGAGATAGTTGGCAGACAGG GTTGTAAAATCAAGGCGTTGCGGGCCAAGACCAACACGTACATCAAGACACCGGTGCGAGGGGATGAGCCAGTCTTTGTGGTGACAGGGAGGAAAGAGGATGTTGCCATGGCTAAGAGGGAGATCTTGTCCGCAGCGGAGCATTTCTCTATGATCCGAGCATCTCGCAACAAGATGGGCCCATTGACCGGAGGACTCCCCGGTGCCCCCAACCTGCCTGGCCAGAACACCATCCAGGTGCGTGTGCCTTATCGGGTCGTGGGCTTGGTGGTGGGTCCCAAAGGTGCCACGATCAAGCGTATCCAACAGCAGACGCACACCTATATCGTGACCCCCAGCCGAGACAAGGAGCCAGTGTTCGAGGTGACGGGCATGCCAGAGAATGTGGACCGGGCACGTGAGGAGATTGAGGCGCACATTGCCATGCGAACCGGCAGTTATGTCGAGATGACTGGGGAGGAGAACGACTTCCACTATAATGGCACTGATGTTGGCTTCGAGGGGGGGCCTGGTGGTGGTGGAGCTTGGCTGAACAACCGTGCCCCGTCAGGTGGAGGACCCAGTGGCACCCGCATGATCTCCAACTACCGCAACGACAGCTCCAGCTCCCTGGGGAGCGGCTCCACCGATTCCTACTTTGGGGGCAGCCGCATGGCAGACTTCAGTCCCACCAGCCCCTTCAACGCTGGCAGCAGCTTCTGGTTTGGGGAGTCCTTGCTGCCCCTGGGCTCTGAAGACCTGGGAGGAGTGGAGTCTCCTGGCTTTGATTCCTTGACAGCGCCACCTCCTCCACCGCAGCAGCAGGTCATCTGGAGCCCCTTTGAGCACGGGAACCCCGTCTTAGGGCTTGAAGGGAAAAACCAACAGCGGGATAGCCAACCCAGCACCCCACGCCTCTCGCCCACCTTCTCTGACAGCCAGGAGCACCACCGGATGTACATCCAGGCCTTCTCCTCCTCCAGTGAGAGCTCCACCTCCAGCTCGCCCCCCGACTCTGCCAGCTCAGCAGGGCTGTGTCAGGGCAAACGGGACTGCATCAGGTGCTTCGAGAGCGAAGTGATTGCTGCTCTAGTGCCCTGTGGCCACAACTTGTTCTGCATGGAGTGTGCCAACCGCATCTGTGAGAACAGAGAGCCTTTGTGCCCAGTGTGCCAGGCCCCTGTCACGCAGGCCATCAGGATCTTAAGCATGTGA